A single Bos mutus isolate GX-2022 chromosome 25, NWIPB_WYAK_1.1, whole genome shotgun sequence DNA region contains:
- the DNAJC30 gene encoding dnaJ homolog subfamily C member 30, mitochondrial has protein sequence MAARRDLKWSQLLLWRLWQPRGVPQNPRSGLGPEARTYTRSDGPYSRTALYDLLGVPSTATQAQIKAAYYRQSFLYHPDRNSGSAEAAERFTRISQAYVVLGSTTLRRKYDRGLLSDEDLRGPGVRPSKTPAADPETPRTPPPGPRAHGRGPASPGAKRTMFDFDAFYQAHYGEQLERERRLRARREAFRKMQEDRAKKGLGWDETRDLAFVLVLLTVFLIVSSRI, from the coding sequence ATGGCAGCCCGGCGCGATCTGAAGTGGTCGCAACTGTTACTGTGGAGATTGTGGCAGCCCCGGGGGGTTCCCCAAAACCCGAGATCGGGCCTGGGCCCAGAAGCGAGGACTTATACCCGGAGCGACGGCCCGTACTCGCGCACGGCGCTCTATGATCTGCTCGGCGTCCCCTCCACGGCCACGCAGGCGCAAATCAAGGCAGCTTACTACCGGCAGAGCTTCCTCTACCACCCGGACCGCAACTCGGGGAGCGCTGAGGCTGCCGAGCGCTTCACGCGCATCTCCCAGGCTTACGTGGTGCTGGGCAGTACCACCTTGCGTCGCAAGTATGACCGCGGCCTGCTGAGCGACGAGGACCTGCGCGGTCCGGGTGTCAGGCCTTCCAAGACTCCCGCCGCCGACCCCGAGACGCCTCGTACCCCTCCGCCCGGCCCTCGGGCCCACGGCCGCGGTCCGGCCTCTCCGGGAGCCAAGCGCACCATGTTCGACTTTGACGCCTTCTACCAGGCGCACTACGGTGAGCAGCTAGAACGCGAACGGCGCCTGAGGGCGCGCCGGGAGGCCTTCCGCAAGATGCAGGAGGACCGGGCCAAGAAGGGCTTAGGCTGGGACGAGACCCGAGACTTGGCTTTCGTCCTCGTTCTGCTCACCGTCTTCCTCATCGTGAGCTCTCGTATTTAA